The Streptomyces sp. RKAG293 genome includes a region encoding these proteins:
- a CDS encoding DUF4191 domain-containing protein, whose product MARKETSENPGRLQQIAQTYKMTRRADSKVGLVVAAVGIVTFGVVLALGFLIDHPIYAGILGLLFAFLAMAIVFGRRAEKAAFGQLEGQPGAAAAVLDNVGRGWTVTPAVAMNKSQDVVHRAVGKAGVVLVGEGNPNRVKALLAAEKKKVARVVFDVPITDLIVGNEEGQIPLKKVRTTLLKLPRVLAGPKVTEVNDRLRSLGTLMSNMPIPKGPMPKGMRMPKGR is encoded by the coding sequence ATGGCGAGGAAGGAAACATCCGAGAACCCTGGGCGGCTTCAGCAGATCGCTCAGACCTACAAGATGACCAGGCGGGCCGACTCCAAGGTCGGGCTCGTCGTTGCGGCTGTGGGAATCGTCACCTTCGGTGTCGTCCTCGCCCTCGGCTTCTTGATCGACCACCCCATCTACGCGGGCATCCTGGGCTTGCTGTTCGCGTTCCTCGCGATGGCGATCGTCTTCGGCCGCCGGGCCGAGAAGGCCGCCTTCGGGCAGCTCGAAGGCCAGCCGGGTGCCGCCGCGGCGGTGCTGGACAACGTGGGCCGCGGCTGGACCGTGACCCCGGCGGTCGCGATGAACAAGAGCCAGGACGTGGTGCACCGTGCGGTCGGCAAGGCCGGCGTGGTGCTGGTCGGCGAGGGCAACCCGAACCGGGTGAAGGCCCTGCTGGCCGCCGAGAAGAAGAAGGTGGCGCGCGTCGTGTTCGACGTGCCGATCACCGACCTCATCGTCGGCAACGAAGAGGGCCAGATCCCGCTCAAGAAGGTCCGTACGACGCTGCTCAAGCTGCCGCGCGTGCTGGCGGGCCCGAAGGTCACCGAGGTCAACGACCGTCTGCGGTCGCTCGGCACCCTCATGAGCAACATGCCGATCCCGAAGGGTCCGATGCCGAAGGGCATGCGGATGCCGAAGGGCCGCTGA
- a CDS encoding RDD family protein produces MDNRDALGSWLSGPRAAAEQMGTDFGYRGERLGLPKDGPGSLATVGRRFAAVFIDWILCLVIAYGLIAHRDVQGSNPWTLALFGALSVVTLGSVGSTPGKRLLGLRVVRVDGGRLRIGPVVLRTVLLLLVIPALVWDRDGRGLHDKAAQAVQVRI; encoded by the coding sequence GTGGACAACAGGGATGCACTCGGGTCGTGGCTCTCGGGACCGCGCGCGGCCGCCGAGCAGATGGGCACGGATTTCGGCTACCGGGGTGAACGGCTGGGGCTGCCGAAGGACGGGCCGGGCTCGCTGGCCACCGTCGGCCGGCGGTTCGCGGCGGTGTTCATCGACTGGATCCTGTGTCTGGTGATCGCATACGGCTTGATCGCGCATCGTGACGTCCAGGGGTCCAATCCCTGGACGCTGGCCCTCTTCGGAGCCCTGAGCGTCGTGACCCTCGGCAGCGTCGGAAGCACGCCCGGTAAGCGGCTGCTCGGCCTGCGGGTGGTCCGGGTCGACGGCGGGCGGCTCCGCATCGGCCCGGTGGTGCTCCGTACGGTCCTGCTGCTGCTGGTGATCCCGGCGCTGGTGTGGGACCGCGACGGCCGCGGGCTGCACGACAAGGCGGCGCAGGCCGTCCAGGTCCGGATCTAG
- a CDS encoding DUF4240 domain-containing protein gives MDETEFWEIIDSTRTAADGDPEEQADLLIERLALLDPDSVTDFARHFETRFARAFRWDVWNAADIMLGGADDEAFDFFRCWLIGQGRHVFEGALHSPDDLAFLVAEFDPEVDGDAEELGYAADEAYEQLTGVRLPDLELPPPGDPEGEQLDMDDTDLMADRFPKLWARFG, from the coding sequence ATGGACGAGACGGAGTTCTGGGAGATCATCGACAGTACGCGCACGGCCGCGGACGGTGATCCGGAGGAACAGGCCGATCTGCTGATCGAGCGGCTCGCGCTGCTCGATCCGGACTCGGTCACGGACTTCGCGCGGCACTTCGAGACCCGCTTCGCGCGCGCCTTCCGCTGGGACGTGTGGAACGCCGCGGACATCATGCTGGGCGGCGCCGACGACGAGGCGTTCGACTTCTTCCGCTGCTGGCTGATCGGACAGGGCCGGCATGTCTTCGAGGGCGCCCTGCACAGCCCCGACGACCTGGCCTTCCTCGTCGCGGAGTTCGACCCGGAGGTCGACGGCGACGCCGAGGAGCTGGGGTACGCGGCGGACGAGGCGTACGAGCAGCTGACCGGGGTGCGGCTGCCCGACCTGGAGCTGCCGCCGCCCGGTGACCCGGAGGGCGAGCAGCTGGACATGGACGACACGGACCTCATGGCGGACCGCTTTCCCAAGCTGTGGGCCCGCTTCGGCTGA
- a CDS encoding GNAT family N-acetyltransferase, translated as MSDVIVRSASYADEADLAGIDVRTWSSLHAVQPPPDPGKPFYDERHTPEEILIAQVDGRVAGYVRIVPPTPLPCNAHVRQIQGLAVDTWCRGRGIARRLMDAALHEAGRQGATRMTLRVLGHNAPARRLYESMGFAVEGVLPGEFLLEGAYVDDVLMGRPLGFAAA; from the coding sequence ATGTCAGATGTGATTGTCCGTTCGGCGAGCTACGCCGACGAGGCCGACCTCGCCGGGATCGACGTCCGCACCTGGTCCTCGCTGCACGCGGTGCAGCCGCCGCCCGACCCCGGCAAGCCGTTCTACGACGAGCGCCATACGCCGGAGGAGATCCTCATCGCGCAGGTCGACGGGCGGGTGGCCGGTTATGTGCGGATCGTGCCGCCCACCCCGCTGCCGTGCAACGCGCACGTCCGCCAGATACAGGGGCTCGCGGTGGACACCTGGTGCCGCGGCCGCGGCATCGCCCGCAGGCTGATGGACGCGGCGCTGCACGAGGCGGGCCGGCAGGGCGCGACCCGGATGACCCTGCGGGTGCTGGGCCACAACGCCCCGGCGCGGCGGCTCTACGAGTCGATGGGGTTCGCGGTCGAGGGCGTGCTGCCGGGCGAGTTCCTGCTGGAGGGCGCGTACGTGGACGACGTGCTGATGGGCCGGCCGCTGGGCTTCGCCGCGGCGTAG
- a CDS encoding regulator → MTDRSPQRSPNRQLATLITEAGFSNAGLARRVDQLGIEHGLDLRYDKTSVTRWLRGQQPRGTTPALIAEVFTRRLGRRLSAQDLGLDACAPVYAGLEFAAGPEEAIDIISGLWRKDTGSQAELRKIAFTPAGLVVPSRDWLIGRADEHVAHGVKAGDGVTGAGAGAGVGVGFGGSEAERAGRARIPAQTRGGHGPARAAVPRQRVTMGDIAALRSVGDLFRSLDNTYGGGHARQALVRYLEHEAEPMLRGTYGEALGRRLFGAVADLTRLAGWTSYDIGAHGLAQRYFVQALRLAQASGDRVYGGYVLVTMSRQAVYLGHGREAVQLARVAQQGVGTSAPAVVQALLHAAEARGHGLLGEMRACSAALARAERSLEAARAGDEVPYWARFFDEAQLADEFGHCHRDLQQYRAAAQYAERSLQLRGPAYARSRVFCRTVLASARLGLGEVDLACALGGEAMQQATEMRSTRAVEYVRDFGRRLEPFRETVAARGFYERAAALGLAVG, encoded by the coding sequence ATGACGGACCGATCCCCGCAGCGTTCGCCCAACCGCCAGCTCGCCACCCTGATCACCGAGGCCGGCTTCTCCAACGCGGGGCTCGCCCGCCGGGTCGACCAGCTCGGGATCGAGCACGGCCTGGACCTGCGCTACGACAAGACCTCCGTGACGCGCTGGCTGCGCGGCCAGCAGCCGCGCGGTACCACTCCCGCGCTCATCGCCGAGGTCTTCACGCGACGGCTGGGGCGGCGGCTGTCCGCGCAGGATCTCGGGCTCGACGCGTGCGCGCCGGTCTACGCGGGCCTGGAGTTCGCCGCGGGACCGGAGGAAGCGATCGACATCATCAGCGGACTGTGGCGGAAAGACACCGGTAGCCAGGCCGAGCTGCGCAAGATCGCCTTCACACCGGCCGGGCTGGTGGTGCCGAGCCGCGACTGGCTCATCGGGCGGGCCGACGAGCACGTGGCGCACGGGGTCAAGGCAGGGGACGGTGTCACCGGGGCCGGAGCCGGAGCCGGGGTCGGGGTCGGTTTCGGCGGATCGGAGGCGGAGCGCGCCGGCCGGGCCCGGATCCCCGCCCAGACGCGCGGCGGCCACGGGCCGGCCCGCGCCGCCGTCCCCCGCCAGCGCGTCACCATGGGCGACATCGCCGCGCTGCGCTCCGTCGGCGACCTCTTCCGGTCCCTCGACAACACCTACGGCGGCGGCCACGCCCGCCAGGCGCTCGTCCGGTACCTCGAGCACGAGGCCGAGCCGATGCTCCGCGGCACGTACGGCGAGGCCCTCGGACGGCGGCTGTTCGGCGCGGTCGCCGACCTGACCCGGCTGGCCGGCTGGACCTCCTACGACATCGGCGCCCACGGCCTCGCCCAGCGCTACTTCGTCCAGGCGCTACGGCTCGCCCAGGCGTCCGGCGACCGCGTCTACGGCGGCTACGTCCTCGTCACGATGAGCCGTCAGGCGGTCTACCTCGGGCACGGGCGCGAGGCGGTCCAGCTGGCGCGGGTGGCGCAGCAGGGGGTCGGCACGAGCGCGCCCGCCGTCGTCCAGGCCCTTCTGCACGCGGCGGAGGCGCGCGGCCACGGGCTGCTCGGTGAGATGCGGGCCTGCTCGGCCGCGCTGGCGCGCGCGGAGCGCTCGCTGGAGGCGGCGCGGGCGGGGGACGAAGTCCCGTACTGGGCACGGTTCTTCGACGAGGCGCAGCTCGCGGACGAGTTCGGCCACTGCCACCGGGATCTGCAGCAGTACCGGGCGGCGGCCCAGTACGCGGAACGGTCGCTGCAGCTGCGCGGCCCGGCGTACGCACGGAGCCGGGTGTTCTGCCGGACGGTGCTGGCCTCTGCGCGGCTGGGGTTGGGGGAGGTGGATCTGGCGTGCGCGCTGGGGGGAGAGGCGATGCAGCAGGCGACCGAGATGCGGTCGACCCGGGCGGTGGAATACGTCCGGGACTTCGGGCGGCGGTTGGAGCCGTTCCGGGAGACGGTGGCGGCGCGGGGGTTCTACGAGCGGGCGGCGGCGCTGGGGTTGGCCGTGGGCTGA
- the glnA gene encoding type I glutamate--ammonia ligase, which yields MFQNADDVKKFIADEDVKFVDVRFCDLPGVMQHFTVPVSTFDPTETLMFDGSSIRGFQAIHESDMALVPDLTTSRLDAFRKDKTLNINFFIHDPITGEQYSRDPRNVAKKAEAYLASSGIADTAYFGPEAEFYVFDSVRFATNANESYYHIDSEAGAWNTGSEDNNRGYKVRYKGGYFPIPPVDHFADLRAEISLELEASGLQVERQHHEVGTAGQAEINYKFNTLLAAADDLMLFKYIVKNVAWRNNKTATFMPKPIFGDNGSGMHVHQSLWTDGVPLFYDEQGYAGLSDTARYYIGGILKHAPSLLAFTNPTVNSYHRLVPGFEAPVNLVYSQRNRSAAIRIPITGANPKAKRIEFRAPDPSSNPYLAFSALLMAGLDGIKNKIEPAEPVDKDLYELAPEEHASVPQVPTSLPAVLEALENDHEYLMAGGVFTNDLIETWIDYKRTQEIAPIALRPHPHEFEMYFDL from the coding sequence ATGTTCCAGAACGCCGACGACGTCAAGAAGTTCATCGCGGACGAGGACGTCAAGTTCGTAGACGTCCGCTTCTGTGACCTGCCCGGAGTCATGCAGCACTTCACGGTCCCGGTCAGTACCTTCGACCCGACCGAGACGCTGATGTTCGACGGGTCGTCGATCCGCGGCTTCCAGGCCATCCACGAGTCCGACATGGCGCTCGTCCCCGACCTCACCACGTCGCGCCTGGACGCGTTCCGCAAGGACAAGACGCTCAACATCAACTTCTTCATCCACGACCCGATCACCGGCGAGCAGTACAGCCGTGACCCGCGGAACGTGGCGAAGAAGGCCGAGGCCTACCTCGCGTCGTCCGGCATCGCCGACACCGCGTACTTCGGCCCCGAGGCCGAGTTCTACGTGTTCGACAGCGTGCGCTTCGCGACCAACGCCAACGAGTCGTACTACCACATCGACTCCGAGGCCGGCGCGTGGAACACGGGCTCCGAGGACAACAACCGCGGCTACAAGGTCCGCTACAAGGGCGGGTACTTCCCGATCCCGCCGGTGGACCACTTCGCCGACCTCCGTGCCGAGATCTCCCTGGAGCTGGAAGCGTCCGGCCTGCAGGTCGAGCGCCAGCACCACGAGGTGGGCACGGCCGGCCAGGCCGAGATCAACTACAAGTTCAACACGCTGCTCGCAGCGGCCGACGACCTCATGCTCTTCAAGTACATCGTGAAGAACGTCGCCTGGCGCAACAACAAGACCGCGACCTTCATGCCGAAGCCGATCTTCGGCGACAACGGCTCGGGCATGCACGTGCACCAGTCGCTGTGGACGGACGGCGTGCCGCTGTTCTACGACGAGCAGGGCTACGCGGGCCTCTCGGACACCGCCCGCTACTACATCGGCGGCATCCTCAAGCACGCCCCGTCGCTGCTCGCCTTCACCAACCCGACGGTGAACTCGTACCACCGTCTGGTGCCCGGCTTCGAGGCCCCGGTCAACCTGGTCTACTCCCAGCGCAACCGGTCCGCCGCGATCCGCATCCCGATCACGGGCGCCAACCCGAAGGCCAAGCGCATCGAGTTCCGCGCGCCGGACCCGTCGTCCAACCCGTACCTGGCCTTCTCGGCGCTCTTGATGGCCGGCCTCGACGGCATCAAGAACAAGATCGAGCCGGCCGAGCCGGTCGACAAGGACCTCTACGAGCTCGCCCCCGAAGAGCACGCGAGCGTCCCCCAGGTCCCGACCTCGCTCCCGGCCGTCCTCGAAGCCCTCGAGAACGACCACGAGTACCTGATGGCCGGCGGTGTCTTCACCAACGACCTGATCGAGACCTGGATCGACTACAAGCGCACCCAGGAAATCGCCCCCATCGCCCTCCGCCCGCACCCGCACGAGTTCGAGATGTACTTCGACCTCTAA
- a CDS encoding DUF6215 domain-containing protein: MLGFLIRLLPFWVREPLLIAIGSVLGVRIMYLAVTDHDRVAAGLGVVFLVFTAIRVSVVIRALRLRRHLSPAAPVQGVAVEGTAHAQAGAGPRPGPNAPQKGPNAWGQAIAAVAVVGALGAALWVGPRVLPSDDGTRSRAASCADGEKEELPTAYRATPRPMTGDELCEALNRPDLAQLLGTPGEVVTTASGSNNVSPNRKVAQPEAEVRFGTYTVNVSAAYNELSTAQYVQLMKFGGEQDIKTLTVLGRPAVLYSDHTMQFELSFGSGKSSGPVTQGPRPGIWPWPSTGRTEAATAKSPCGASPALSPTTALSSASPRRFFRRSPDGLSGETPKVLRGKQAQGAGGSVAILNGPVDTLSVELDRAVHGRGSTGVPSQGVQRHPSTIPAR, encoded by the coding sequence ATGCTCGGTTTCCTCATTCGTCTCCTGCCGTTCTGGGTCCGCGAACCGCTACTCATCGCGATCGGGTCCGTTCTCGGCGTACGCATCATGTATCTCGCCGTCACCGATCACGACCGCGTTGCGGCTGGTCTCGGCGTGGTGTTCCTCGTGTTCACCGCGATACGCGTCTCTGTGGTGATCCGTGCCTTGCGCCTACGCCGGCATCTGAGTCCGGCGGCTCCCGTACAGGGGGTGGCGGTCGAAGGTACCGCCCACGCCCAGGCTGGAGCTGGGCCGCGTCCCGGCCCGAACGCTCCGCAGAAGGGGCCCAACGCGTGGGGCCAGGCCATCGCGGCCGTGGCCGTGGTCGGGGCACTCGGCGCCGCGCTGTGGGTTGGCCCACGCGTACTGCCCTCCGATGACGGCACGCGGTCCCGGGCCGCCTCGTGTGCGGACGGAGAGAAAGAGGAGCTGCCGACGGCATACCGGGCCACGCCCCGGCCGATGACAGGTGACGAGCTGTGCGAGGCGCTCAATCGGCCCGACCTGGCCCAGCTGCTCGGTACACCTGGAGAGGTCGTGACCACGGCTTCCGGTAGCAACAACGTCTCTCCCAACAGGAAGGTCGCCCAGCCGGAGGCCGAGGTCAGGTTCGGCACGTACACCGTGAACGTCTCGGCCGCCTACAACGAGCTGTCGACCGCCCAGTACGTGCAGCTGATGAAGTTCGGCGGCGAGCAGGACATCAAGACGCTCACGGTTCTTGGCCGGCCCGCGGTCTTGTACTCGGACCACACCATGCAGTTCGAGCTCAGTTTCGGCAGTGGCAAATCCAGCGGACCCGTCACACAAGGCCCCCGTCCAGGAATCTGGCCGTGGCCCTCGACCGGACGGACCGAGGCGGCTACTGCGAAGTCACCGTGTGGAGCAAGTCCGGCGCTCTCCCCGACGACCGCGCTCTCCTCGGCATCGCCGAGAAGGTTCTTCCGACGCTCCCCGGATGGACTGTCCGGTGAGACGCCGAAAGTCCTTCGCGGGAAGCAGGCACAAGGAGCCGGCGGCAGCGTGGCCATCCTGAACGGACCTGTCGACACGTTGTCCGTGGAGCTGGATCGAGCTGTCCACGGAAGAGGAAGTACCGGTGTCCCCTCACAGGGGGTGCAGCGGCATCCCAGCACGATCCCAGCACGGTAG
- the lipB gene encoding lipoyl(octanoyl) transferase LipB, producing the protein MTDLHFVHLGFGADAVEYQEAWQEQRRVHAARFEDEIPDTCLLLEHPPVYTAGRRTADNERPLDGTPVVDVDRGGKITWHGPGQLVGYPILKLPRPVDVVAHVRRLEDALILTCAEFGLETTRIEGRSGVWVLGDPVEQRPAGGLTLDFDPRLADDEFDPRLNGPEYAPSNAGQRREDRKLAAIGIRVAKGVTMHGFAINCDPDNTWFDRIVPCGIRDAGVTSLSNELGRDISVTDVVPVIEKHLRAVLETAEPLPRAV; encoded by the coding sequence GTGACTGACCTGCACTTCGTCCACCTGGGCTTCGGGGCGGACGCCGTCGAATACCAGGAGGCATGGCAGGAGCAGCGCAGGGTGCACGCCGCGCGCTTCGAGGACGAGATCCCCGACACCTGCCTCCTGCTCGAACACCCGCCGGTCTACACCGCGGGCCGCCGCACCGCCGACAATGAGCGCCCGCTGGACGGCACCCCGGTCGTCGACGTCGACCGCGGTGGCAAGATCACCTGGCACGGCCCCGGCCAGCTCGTCGGCTACCCGATCCTCAAGCTGCCGCGTCCGGTCGACGTCGTCGCGCACGTCCGGCGGCTCGAGGACGCGCTGATCCTGACCTGCGCCGAGTTCGGCCTGGAGACCACCCGCATCGAGGGCCGCAGCGGCGTCTGGGTGCTGGGCGACCCCGTCGAGCAGCGCCCGGCGGGCGGCCTGACCCTCGACTTCGACCCCCGGCTCGCCGACGACGAGTTCGACCCGCGGCTGAACGGGCCTGAGTACGCGCCGTCCAACGCCGGCCAGCGCCGTGAGGACCGCAAGCTCGCGGCCATCGGCATCCGGGTCGCCAAGGGCGTGACGATGCACGGCTTCGCGATCAACTGCGATCCGGACAACACCTGGTTCGACCGGATCGTGCCGTGCGGCATCCGGGACGCCGGGGTCACCTCGCTCTCCAACGAGCTGGGCCGCGACATCTCCGTCACCGACGTCGTGCCGGTGATCGAGAAGCACCTGCGGGCGGTGCTGGAGACCGCGGAGCCGCTCCCGCGCGCCGTGTAG
- the lipA gene encoding lipoyl synthase has protein sequence MSAVAPDGRKMLRLEVRNAQTPIERKPEWIKTRAKMGPEYTKMQALVKSEGLHTVCQEAGCPNIYECWEDREATFLIGGDQCTRRCDFCQIDTGKPAALDLDEPRRVGESVVTMNLNYATITGVARDDLEDGGAWLYAETVRQIHAQTAERAEGFTKVELLIPDFNAVPEQLAEVFSSRPEVLAHNVETVPRIFKRIRPGFRYERSLEVITKAREAGLVTKSNLILGMGEEREEVSQALRDLHNAGCELITITQYLRPSPRHHPVERWVKPHEFVELKDEADQIGYAGVMSGPLVRSSYRAGRLFQQAMDRRRETGEQSGEQPVAAQSV, from the coding sequence ATGTCCGCTGTCGCACCCGACGGACGCAAGATGCTGCGCCTGGAAGTCCGGAACGCTCAGACCCCCATCGAGCGCAAACCCGAGTGGATCAAGACCCGGGCGAAGATGGGCCCCGAGTACACGAAGATGCAGGCGCTCGTGAAGAGCGAAGGCCTGCACACCGTGTGCCAGGAGGCCGGCTGCCCCAACATCTACGAATGCTGGGAGGACCGCGAGGCCACCTTCCTCATCGGCGGCGACCAGTGCACCCGGCGCTGTGACTTCTGCCAGATCGACACCGGCAAGCCGGCCGCGCTGGACCTCGACGAGCCGCGCCGTGTCGGCGAGTCCGTCGTGACCATGAACCTGAACTACGCCACGATCACCGGCGTCGCCCGCGACGACCTGGAGGACGGCGGCGCCTGGCTCTACGCGGAGACCGTCCGCCAGATCCACGCGCAGACCGCCGAGCGGGCCGAGGGCTTCACCAAGGTCGAGCTGCTGATCCCGGACTTCAACGCGGTCCCCGAGCAGCTCGCCGAGGTCTTCTCGTCCCGGCCCGAGGTGCTCGCGCACAACGTCGAGACCGTGCCGCGCATCTTCAAGCGGATCCGCCCCGGCTTCCGTTACGAGCGCTCCCTGGAAGTGATCACCAAGGCTCGCGAGGCCGGGCTGGTCACCAAGTCCAACCTGATCCTGGGCATGGGCGAGGAGCGCGAAGAGGTCAGCCAGGCGCTGCGGGACCTGCACAACGCCGGCTGCGAGCTGATCACCATCACGCAGTACCTGCGGCCCTCGCCGCGGCACCACCCCGTCGAGCGCTGGGTGAAGCCGCACGAGTTCGTGGAGCTCAAGGACGAGGCCGACCAGATCGGCTACGCCGGCGTCATGTCCGGGCCGCTGGTCCGTTCGTCGTATCGTGCCGGCCGGCTCTTCCAGCAGGCGATGGACCGCCGCCGGGAGACGGGCGAGCAGTCGGGCGAGCAGCCGGTGGCGGCACAGTCCGTGTGA
- a CDS encoding TIGR01777 family oxidoreductase — translation MGPMRIAVTGASGLIGSALVHSLRTDGHEVVRLVRREPAGPDEVRWDPARQSVDTEGLAGCDAVVHLAGAGVGDHRWTAAYKKEIHDSRVLGTTAIARAVASLDTPPKVLVCGTALGYYGDTGDRRTDEDGPAGEGFLAGVVQDWEAAAEPAAAAGIRTVFARTGLVVSRRGGAWGRLFPLFNAGLGGRLGDGRQYWSFISLHDEIAAFRHIIDTASLSGPVNLTAPEPLTNREVTAAMGRVMHRPTLAAVPAFALRIALGEFSQDVLMSQRVVPRRLLDSGFSFAFPGIEDSIRAARGH, via the coding sequence ATGGGCCCCATGCGTATCGCAGTCACCGGCGCGTCAGGCCTGATCGGCTCCGCCCTCGTCCACTCCCTCCGCACCGACGGGCACGAGGTGGTCCGCCTGGTCCGGCGGGAACCCGCCGGCCCCGACGAGGTCCGCTGGGACCCCGCGCGGCAGTCCGTGGACACCGAGGGGCTGGCGGGCTGCGACGCGGTCGTCCACCTCGCCGGCGCGGGCGTCGGCGACCACCGCTGGACCGCCGCGTACAAGAAGGAGATCCACGACAGCCGGGTGCTCGGCACCACGGCGATCGCCCGGGCCGTCGCGTCCCTCGACACCCCGCCCAAGGTCCTCGTCTGCGGCACCGCGCTCGGCTACTACGGCGACACCGGCGACCGCCGCACCGACGAGGACGGCCCGGCCGGCGAGGGCTTCCTCGCCGGTGTCGTCCAGGACTGGGAGGCCGCCGCGGAACCCGCGGCCGCGGCCGGCATCCGGACCGTCTTCGCCCGCACCGGGCTCGTCGTGTCCCGCCGGGGCGGCGCCTGGGGACGGTTGTTCCCGCTCTTCAACGCCGGTCTCGGCGGCCGGCTCGGCGACGGGCGGCAGTACTGGAGCTTCATCTCCCTGCACGACGAGATCGCCGCGTTCCGCCACATCATCGACACCGCGAGCCTCTCGGGACCGGTGAACCTGACGGCACCGGAACCCCTCACCAACCGCGAGGTGACCGCCGCGATGGGCCGCGTCATGCACCGGCCCACCCTCGCCGCCGTCCCCGCGTTCGCCCTGCGCATCGCGCTCGGCGAGTTCTCCCAGGACGTCCTGATGAGCCAGCGCGTGGTGCCGCGGCGGCTGCTCGACTCGGGCTTCTCCTTCGCGTTCCCGGGCATCGAGGACAGCATCCGGGCCGCGCGCGGGCACTGA
- a CDS encoding CPCC family cysteine-rich protein, whose translation MPGSYEICPVCFWEDDGVQFRWPTMGGANKVSLIEAQLNYQEFGACDQHGRQYARPPAEDEPLDPAWRPIDLTRDSFEDWDAAERTPWPDDRSVLCWWLPTFWRRDRSAS comes from the coding sequence ATGCCCGGCTCCTACGAGATCTGCCCTGTCTGCTTCTGGGAGGACGACGGGGTCCAGTTCCGCTGGCCGACCATGGGCGGAGCGAACAAGGTCTCCTTGATCGAGGCTCAGCTCAACTACCAGGAATTCGGTGCCTGCGACCAGCACGGCCGGCAGTACGCACGCCCTCCGGCCGAGGACGAGCCGCTCGACCCCGCCTGGCGCCCCATCGATCTGACGCGTGACTCCTTCGAGGACTGGGACGCTGCCGAACGCACCCCGTGGCCCGACGATCGGTCGGTGCTCTGCTGGTGGCTCCCCACGTTCTGGCGTCGCGACCGCTCCGCGTCATGA
- a CDS encoding GNAT family N-acetyltransferase produces MPLHIDLLTEPTGAQLHDWHQVLTAALGHDLPGDPVPSSDDVSAQLTTPSADSRTLLWLARNTAGAPVGTAALRLFDEPGRSHLAALELYSHPAHRRLGAGSLLLDTAVGAARGDGRRSLVTRTTVGTPGDRFLATRAFTPALKLTWRRLRFDSMDTAAIGALAGEQHPGYRLETWEGVAPDALIDGFALAKRAMGAGPAGGIPHGHVPWNAERVRSASELFAKRGEQLITVAAISAADGSVAGYTELVVPADGAGRALQYDTAVVPGHRGHGLGRWMKASMIQRITAELPGVTEIETDNADDNRHMVAVNAGLGFVPVRQTVEYRLSLAE; encoded by the coding sequence TTGCCGCTTCACATAGATCTGCTGACCGAGCCCACCGGCGCGCAGCTCCACGACTGGCACCAGGTGCTCACCGCCGCCCTCGGCCATGACCTGCCCGGTGATCCGGTGCCCTCGTCGGACGATGTGTCGGCCCAGCTCACGACGCCGAGCGCCGACAGCCGCACGCTGCTGTGGCTGGCGCGGAACACCGCGGGGGCGCCGGTGGGAACCGCCGCGCTGCGGCTGTTCGACGAGCCTGGACGCTCCCACCTCGCCGCGCTGGAGCTGTACTCGCACCCCGCCCACCGGCGCCTCGGCGCCGGTTCCCTGCTGCTGGACACCGCCGTGGGCGCGGCCCGCGGCGACGGGCGCCGCAGCCTCGTCACCAGAACCACGGTCGGGACCCCCGGCGACCGGTTCCTGGCCACCCGCGCCTTCACCCCGGCGCTGAAGCTCACCTGGCGGCGGCTGCGGTTCGACAGCATGGACACCGCCGCGATCGGCGCGCTCGCCGGCGAGCAGCACCCGGGCTACCGGCTGGAGACCTGGGAGGGCGTCGCCCCCGATGCCCTGATCGACGGCTTCGCGCTCGCCAAGCGGGCCATGGGCGCCGGGCCGGCCGGCGGGATCCCCCACGGCCATGTGCCGTGGAACGCCGAGCGGGTCCGGTCCGCCTCCGAGCTCTTCGCCAAGCGCGGCGAACAGCTGATCACCGTGGCCGCGATCAGTGCCGCGGACGGTTCGGTCGCCGGGTACACCGAGCTGGTCGTACCGGCCGACGGCGCCGGCCGCGCGCTGCAGTACGACACGGCCGTCGTCCCCGGCCACCGCGGACACGGGCTCGGGCGCTGGATGAAGGCGTCGATGATCCAGCGGATCACCGCCGAGCTGCCCGGAGTGACGGAGATCGAGACCGACAACGCCGACGACAACCGGCACATGGTGGCGGTCAACGCGGGGCTCGGCTTCGTGCCCGTCCGGCAGACGGTGGAGTACCGGCTGAGCCTGGCGGAATGA